AGCGCGCAAAAACAGTTCTCATTGTAGGAGGAGGTCCTGTTGGTGTTGAAATAGCAGGCGAAGTTGCTAAGAAATACCCCGATGTGCAAGTTACACTTGTTCACTCACATGATCGCCTTCTTCAAAGACTTCCTCTTCGAGCAAGCAATTACGCTAAGAACTTTCTCGAACGTTACGGAGTTCGCGTCCTTCTTAATACGCGCGCAGAACAAAAAAAAGGAGGCGGTGTAGTCCTTATCCCATCTCAAGAAAAAACGGATTCCAAACGAGTACAAAAACAAGATCTTGATGTCCTTCGAGCAGATGTAGTATTTTCTTGTGTTGGCATTACCCCCCATTCAGAATGTCTTAAGAAAGATTTTAGTTCTTGTATTACGTCTCGCGGACACGTGCGAGTAAACAACGCATTGCAGTGTGAACAACACATTTTTTGCGCAGGAGATATCACTGCGATACGAGAAGAAAAGACAGCTCAAAACGCGGAAAAACATGCAGATGTTGTACTTCATAACATTTATGCACTTGAGAACAACTCACCCCTTAAAAACTACACAAGTAAGACGAGGCCTCTTGTCATCAGTTTAGGGAAGTGGAGAGGAATTCTCACCTATAAGAACCTCGTTGTCACAGGTATTCTTCCAGGAGTACTCAAAGAACTTATTGAGTGGAAAACCATGAGAAAATATCGTAAAAAGTAAGATCTAGTGTTTTTTTACGTCTTAAAACTTATAAATCTTTGCTAAACCTGAGGATCTATGGTTAAACTTCAAGAAGAAACACTTTGTGAACTTGCAAGACAATGGGATTATGCAGGCTCAACACTCTCCAGACAAGAAGTGCTTGAAACAGCAGTCACACAACTAGATAACTCAATCACACATTCTGATCTTCGTGAATTTGAGAAACGTTGTGTTGCTCAAGAAATAACTGCTCAAGTTGCAGGATTACTTCTTGGAGGATCATTGTATTTTGCCGCGTGGCATTATGATGTTCAGAGCATTCCTATGTCCCATTTTTGTGCTACCCTCTACGCGGTGGTAAGCGTTCCTTTTACCGATCGGGCGCAAAAAAGAGTGAATTTTTCACGTGCGCTTAGAGACTATCTTGAAGACAAAGTGTGAACAGAACGCCGTTCATGTTTTCATTGACTACCTTTAATAACACGTAGAAGAGGTGATTCTTACCACGTGTTTGAAAAACTACAAAAAGAGCTACTCAAGAGGTACTTCTTCTCCTGTTTCAGTATTGATGATTTTAATTACTTGTACAGGGCACATGCGTGCTGCGTCAAGGTTGTGTTCAAGATCTTCTTCCGAAAATTCGGCTTCTAGAAAATCAGCCTTGTTGTCAAGATCATTCATCTTCCAGTTCTTAGATACCGCTGCGCATGCACCAGCACCAATACAACCGTTGCGATCATACACGATTTTGTACCTTGCCATGACTTCTTAGTACACACATTTCTTTATAAAATCCTCTGCTTTTGATTCTGGTTATGTCTTTGCTCTATCTCTTCGCAAAACGTTTCGTTATTGGAGAAACAAGAGAAGAAGCACTACAACATGCCCATACTCTTAATGAACAAGGAATTGGCGTTATCTTTAACGTTCTTGGTGAACACGTTAAGCATTCTTCTGAGATTGCAGAATACATCAAAGAGTACCAAACACTCATTAAGCAACTCAAAGGAATTAATGCTCAAGTTTCTCTTAAACTTTCTCAGTTCGGCCAGGGCATCTCTGAGGACTTGTGCATTGCTAATGTAACTGAAGTACTTAACGTTGCAAAAAAGCATAATGTTTTCGTGTGGTTTGACATGGAGGATAGCTCCACGCTTACTAGCACACTTGAGGTTGCAAAGAGGCTCTCGAAGAAATACGCGATTGGTGTTGTTTTGCAATGTTATCTTCGTAATTCTCACCATATCGCGCGCAGTATTACTACTCCTGTGCGTCTTGTCAAAGGAGCGTATAAAGAATCACCACGTATGGTGTTTACTGATAAGCGCAAAACCAATGAGCGCTATGCACAGATGATGGAATACTTCATTGCGAAGAATCATCCCTGCGTTATCGCAACACACGATGAAAAACTCATTGCGCTTGGAGAAAAACTCATCAAAAAGTACCGACGATCAAACGTTGATTTTGCTTTTTTACTTGGTGTTAAACCACAGTTGCAAAAAAAGCTTGTGGGTAAAGGCTACCGAGTCTACGTCTACGCTCCTTATGGTAAGGCGTGGTTTGCATATTACTGGCGACGTATGCGTGAGCGTAAAGAAAATTTTATATTCGCTCTTAAGAGCATCTTCTCATGGCATTAGAAGATATTCGCAAACGCATCGATGAGATTGATCAGGAGATTGTTGCCCTTCTTTGTGAGCGCTTTGCACTTATGCCAGCAGTTGCTGCATGCAAAAAAGAGCACGGTCTTGCTATTGAGCAACCTCAACGCGAAGAGCAACTCTTACAAGAAAAAGTGCAACTCTTCAAAGAAAAGGGGTTTGAGGATGATGCATTTGTTCGCGAGTTATTTCGTCTCATTATGCGAAAAGCCAAGCAAATACAAGCAGATACCGATTAACGCCTCATCGCACACTGTTACACCACCAAATGTTTTTAAATGATTCTTCTTAAAAAGTATAAAAAATAGGAGGTGTAGCACCAAAATGTGTTTAGCTAAATTTGCAAAAAAATACCGCGATTATAACGTCCTCCTTCTAAGAATTGCCTTAGGCCTTGTATTCACCATTGCAGGGTATGGTAAACTCTTTGGAGGCATTGACGGATTTGCAGGAATGCTCTCAGGAACATTTGGTTCTCTTGCAGTAGTTCTTGCATGGATTGTAGCACTCATCGAATTCATCGGTGGTATTGGCGTACTTGTTGGTATTGCAACACGACCTTTTGCAGCGCTTCACGCGATCATCATGGTCTTTGCAATCGGCCTTGTACACCTTGGTCAAGGATGGGCAGGAATACAATTTCCTTTCGTGCTCTTGCTCGTAGCTCTTAGCCTCGTCATCACTGGCGGTGGAAAAGTGCTCAACTTTGACAAGAAACTCTTTGGAAAAGAGTGCTAAACTCTTTTTCTTAATTTTTTATACTTATTTTTATAGTTCTTTTATCACGCTTTATTTGATTGATCAACCGACACTCTTTTCTTCAACTCTTCTTCAAATGCTTCTTTGTTCTTTTCCATCACTTGTGCGAACCGTCCTACTTGATAACGTCTTGCAGTCTCAAAACGCACGTCAACAAACTCTTCTTTAACTTCAAAAACTAAGCGCGTAATCCAATTTTCCCCTCCCTGAGAAAACACAAACCGCCCTGACGAGAAAAGCTCATCAAGTGCTTCTTGAGGATCAACGCGTTCATGCACATTCATTACTTTTTTGTACGCGATGAGGATCTTGTTGAATTGCGACACATCGAACAGATTTTTCTTAATTAACATAATCAGAGAATGCGCTGGTTACGCTTGAGACGAATTTTCCATTTTGCTTCGTCAAAGGTGATACTAAACCTATTGAAAATTCCCGCTCGCCCAATCAGAATGCCAAATTCATAATCTGTCTTTATCACGTTGACAGGTACAATAAACTGATACTTTTCATCACCTTTCTCAAATTTTACACGCATCTTTGAGGGAATTGCTTCAACATCCCCATTTATTCCTCCACAAGGTTCTGGTTTGGCAGATAGATCAAGATCCAAGATCTCAGCAAAAGCCCTGGGAATTGCACAGGTATCTGAGCCAGAATCAATAAGAGCGACAACATCAATAGCATTCTCACCTTTAGAATTAGCCAGCGTCACAGGAATTGAAGGCGTGCGTTCGGGAGAGAGAGGTTCGGGGCGTTCAATAACTTTATAATGATAAGAAAGAACCATCTAAAAAATCATTGTCTGCTTCTCATGCACTTTTGTCAGAAGTGGCCGTTCTTTTGGGCACTTTTTCTTCGCTTCGGCATATACTTTCTTTACATGAGGACCGTGCGATACGATTCGTTCACCGCAAATAGCTACCCATTCCCCAATGTAAGGGGAAAGATTTGTCTTCATAAGAAAATTATAGTTTTTTGCGTTTGCCATGCTCAAGGGGTTAAAACCAGTTCTCATATATAAACGTTATTTATCACACTACTGCAGCAAACTAATAGGCCTTGGTGTTGTATCATCATCAGTATACCAATGAGTTACTCGATCCTGACCTAGTTTGAAATGCAAAAAGACCTGTTTTCCATTAACAGAGCAGGGAAATTCAATCTCCCCTTTGTGAGGATCCTTAATGATGATTCCTTGCTCGTCAAGAAAATCTAAATGATTGAAAAATTCGTAGTGAATTTTGTGCAATTCTTTTTGCATCT
This region of Candidatus Woesearchaeota archaeon genomic DNA includes:
- a CDS encoding ferredoxin, producing the protein MARYKIVYDRNGCIGAGACAAVSKNWKMNDLDNKADFLEAEFSEEDLEHNLDAARMCPVQVIKIINTETGEEVPLE
- a CDS encoding DoxX family protein; this encodes MCLAKFAKKYRDYNVLLLRIALGLVFTIAGYGKLFGGIDGFAGMLSGTFGSLAVVLAWIVALIEFIGGIGVLVGIATRPFAALHAIIMVFAIGLVHLGQGWAGIQFPFVLLLVALSLVITGGGKVLNFDKKLFGKEC
- a CDS encoding DUF2203 family protein, which gives rise to MKTFTIEEANETVKLIIPALRRVQRMAETITLLGSVQNSDNELIGTYKMQKELHKIHYEFFNHLDFLDEQGIIIKDPHKGEIEFPCSVNGKQVFLHFKLGQDRVTHWYTDDDTTPRPISLLQ